The Dyadobacter sandarakinus DNA window CCTGCGCTTCGAGCGGCGGAATATTTGACACATACAGCGTACTCCAGGGCATTGACCGTATTATCCCGGTAGATGTTTACGTACCAGGCTGTCCGCCCAGGCCGGAGCAGATCATCGATGGCCTGATGCACATTCAGCATCTTGCCCAGAATGAAAAGCTGCGCAGACGGAATACCGACGAATATCAGGAATTACTAGCATCATATAATATCCAGTAAAACGTATGCTGAGCAACCAGGAGGTAGCTGAAGAACTTTTGGGTAAATTCGGAGATCAGGTTTTTGATTTCGAAGAGCCTTATGGCTTACTCACGGTATCTACCACCCGGGAAGAAATCATCCCGGTTATTTCATTTTTGCAGGAGCATAAGCATTACCAGGTCATTTTCCTGACCGACCTTACGGGAATACATTATCCGGACGTGCCCGGAAAAGAATTCATGGTCGTGTATCACTTGCACAGCCTGGTACATAATTTCAGGATCCGTATCAAGGTATCACTTTCAGGAGCAGACCTGCACATTCCGACGCTTACGCCGCTGTTTGCCGCAGCCAACTGGATGGAGCGGGAGACCTACGACTTTTTCGGGATTATTTTTGACGGCCACCCCAATCTTATCCGTATCCTCAACATTGAGGAAATGGACTATTTTCCAATGAGAAAGGAGCACGCGCTTGAAGATGCGACGCGCAACGACAAGACTGATGCTCTTTTTGGACGATGACCCTACTTTGAGAGAACATGGCAGATATTGAGCTATTACCCCATAACGTGCCTACCAACACCGAGCTACCTGAGCTGGTTGAAGATCTGACCACCCTCAATCTCGGACCTACCCACCCTGCTACCCACGGTATTTTCCAAAACATCCTGAAAATGGATGGTGAAAAAATCGTTTCGGGCGAGCAGACCATCGGGTATATTCACAGGGCATTTGAAAAAATTGCAGAAAGACGTCCGTTTTATCAGATTACGACCTTGACAGACCGGATGAACTATTGCTCTTCCCCAATCAACAACTTTGGCTGGCACATGACAGTGGAGAAGTTGCTGGGTGTGGAAGTACCGAAGCGTGCGCAGTACATCCGCGTGATTATGATGGAACTGGCGCGTATCACGGATCATATTATCTGCAATAGTATCCTGGGTGTTGATACAGGTGCTTTCACCGGTTTTTTGTATGTTATGCAAAAGCGGGAGGAAGTATATGAAATTTATGAAGAAGTATGTGGTGCCAGGCTGACTACCAACATGGGCCGCGTAGGTGGTATGGAGCGCGACCTTTCGAGCACTGCCATCCGTAAGATTCACGAGTTTATCAAATCGTTCCCACCGGTATTGCGTGAGCTCGAAAAGCTGCTTAACCGCAACCGGATTTTCATGGATCGTACCATTAATGTGGGACCGATTTCCCTGGAAAGAGCACTTTCTTACGGTTTTACAGGTCCAAACCTGCGTGCAGCTGGGCTGGATTATGACGTGCGGGTAATGAATCCTTACTCTTCCTATGAAGACTTTGATTTCATTATTCCCGTGGGCCAGAATGGTGACACTTACGATCGCTATATGGTCCGGAATGAAGAAATGTGGCAAAGTCTGAAGATTGTGGAGCAGGCTATTAACAATCTGCCCGAGGGACCTTATTATGCCGACGCACCGGAATACTATCTGCCTCCGAAAAATGAGGTTTACAGGAACATGGAGGCACTGATTTACCATTTTAAAATCGTTATGGGAGAAATTGATGCTCCTATCGGTGAGGTATATCACGCGGTGGAAGGTGGAAACGGAGAACTGGGTTTTTACCTGATCAGTGATGGAGGACGTGCTCCTTACAGGCTTCACTTCCGCAGGCCAAGCTTTATTTATTACCAGGCATATCCTGAAATGTGCAAAGGCAGTACATTGTCCGATGCTATTTTGACAATGAGCAGCCTGAATGTCATAGCCGGAGAGCTGGACGCATAGTTAACCCCAGAATTTTTTACCCTCAAAGGTTCATTCAAGACCTATGGCAGATATAACCGAAACGTC harbors:
- a CDS encoding NADH-quinone oxidoreductase subunit C, yielding MLSNQEVAEELLGKFGDQVFDFEEPYGLLTVSTTREEIIPVISFLQEHKHYQVIFLTDLTGIHYPDVPGKEFMVVYHLHSLVHNFRIRIKVSLSGADLHIPTLTPLFAAANWMERETYDFFGIIFDGHPNLIRILNIEEMDYFPMRKEHALEDATRNDKTDALFGR
- the nuoD gene encoding NADH dehydrogenase (quinone) subunit D gives rise to the protein MADIELLPHNVPTNTELPELVEDLTTLNLGPTHPATHGIFQNILKMDGEKIVSGEQTIGYIHRAFEKIAERRPFYQITTLTDRMNYCSSPINNFGWHMTVEKLLGVEVPKRAQYIRVIMMELARITDHIICNSILGVDTGAFTGFLYVMQKREEVYEIYEEVCGARLTTNMGRVGGMERDLSSTAIRKIHEFIKSFPPVLRELEKLLNRNRIFMDRTINVGPISLERALSYGFTGPNLRAAGLDYDVRVMNPYSSYEDFDFIIPVGQNGDTYDRYMVRNEEMWQSLKIVEQAINNLPEGPYYADAPEYYLPPKNEVYRNMEALIYHFKIVMGEIDAPIGEVYHAVEGGNGELGFYLISDGGRAPYRLHFRRPSFIYYQAYPEMCKGSTLSDAILTMSSLNVIAGELDA